One Succinispira mobilis DSM 6222 genomic window carries:
- a CDS encoding GIY-YIG nuclease family protein, with protein MQLSIQHLFINAEVPMFKGYPVLYIGISESQGLRARDYKNHFTGTARKSTLRKSLGALHEWRDMRVYFRDRKYKFNAICEEKLSSWMKDNLMIFYWLVDENIGEIENKLINEFSPPLNLAKNRSPINRTFRAELKKLRR; from the coding sequence ATGCAGCTTAGCATACAACATTTGTTTATTAATGCCGAGGTTCCGATGTTTAAAGGATATCCTGTCTTATACATAGGAATTTCAGAAAGCCAAGGTTTGAGAGCTCGAGATTATAAAAACCATTTTACAGGCACGGCAAGAAAGTCAACATTACGTAAAAGCTTGGGGGCTCTACATGAATGGCGAGATATGAGGGTATATTTTCGAGATAGAAAATACAAATTTAATGCTATATGTGAGGAAAAACTATCATCTTGGATGAAAGATAATCTGATGATTTTTTATTGGTTAGTAGATGAAAATATTGGTGAAATAGAAAATAAGCTTATCAATGAATTTAGTCCGCCTCTTAATCTTGCAAAGAACAGATCACCTATAAATAGAACCTTTCGAGCGGAGTTAAAAAAACTAAGAAGGTAG
- a CDS encoding (deoxy)nucleoside triphosphate pyrophosphohydrolase yields MKTIQVVAAIIIKDNKILCTQRNVNKLSYISCKFEFPGGKVEAGESEEEALTREIQEELDMEIQPFEKYITVDHTYPDFRIIMHCYKCLTTSKSLNLKEHLSYQWLTAPELENLDWAAADIPIVNKLVEEYC; encoded by the coding sequence ATGAAAACTATTCAAGTAGTTGCTGCAATAATTATTAAAGACAATAAAATTCTTTGTACCCAGCGAAATGTTAATAAACTTAGTTATATATCATGCAAATTCGAGTTTCCTGGTGGTAAAGTAGAAGCGGGAGAATCAGAAGAAGAGGCTTTAACTCGTGAAATACAGGAAGAGCTAGACATGGAAATTCAGCCGTTTGAAAAATATATAACAGTTGATCACACTTATCCAGACTTTAGAATAATCATGCACTGTTATAAATGTCTTACGACAAGTAAGTCTCTTAATCTAAAAGAACATCTTTCTTACCAATGGCTGACAGCACCAGAACTTGAGAATCTAGATTGGGCAGCAGCTGATATTCCTATTGTAAATAAGCTCGTTGAGGAGTATTGCTAA
- a CDS encoding IS1096 element passenger TnpR family protein, giving the protein MKKDLVKVKNISACVTIWLDYLSACPPEDVGGIGGYEEFLEAWNNPRHPEHDSVREWGEGMNYQPFNIAHTNELMKDCLKLKKV; this is encoded by the coding sequence TTGAAAAAAGATTTAGTTAAAGTTAAAAATATCAGTGCTTGCGTCACAATTTGGCTTGACTATCTCAGCGCTTGTCCTCCTGAGGATGTAGGAGGCATTGGCGGATATGAAGAATTTCTTGAAGCTTGGAATAATCCTAGACACCCTGAGCATGATTCGGTGCGCGAGTGGGGCGAAGGAATGAATTACCAGCCGTTTAATATTGCTCATACGAATGAGTTGATGAAGGATTGTCTTAAACTAAAGAAAGTTTGA